The nucleotide sequence CGCCATACAGTGCTCCTTCAACCGCAGCAGCCACGGTTCCTGAATAGATCATGTTGACCGAAGCATTTGAGCCATGATTGATGCCTGAAACAACTAAGTCTGGAGGATTATTATAATATTTTGCAAATGCATATTTTACACAATCAGCTGGTGTGCCGGCAATCGAAAAAGATGGAATATTTTTAAAATGATTGGTTTTTTCAACGCCTATTGTCTCTCGCATGGTAATCGCATGTCCTACACCAGACATAGGTTTTTGTGGTGCAATAACAGCTATTTGCCCAAACTGTTTCATGCTTTCGACTAATACAGCAAGTCCGGGGGCGTCTATCCCATCATCGTTGGTAATGAGTATTTTTGGTTTTCTAGGCACTTTTTTTTTATGGCAAAGATATGAAGCGGATTATTATTCGCTTTCAGTAGACTAATATTTCCTTCTTTTATTGGAATGACTGCTTTTCTTTTGCCGATATGCTTGAACATATAAAATAGGAAGCAACATAAAAGGAAAAAGTTTCAGAAAAGTAAGTATCAGAGCGCTGTTGTTATAATCGATAGCATGAATAACACTATCCCCTAAAAAAATAGAATAACTGAATGAGACTATCGTAATGATGGGAATCAGATAAAATGATAATGCAAAAGGTAAAATGAGTGGGGTGCGTTTGCGCGAAAGAGTCAATAATTTAGAAGCAAAAATGGCATAAAACAGAAGCAAAATGGTAGAGAGTAAAATGGCCATCGATGAATAAATGAAGTAAAAATCGTTTGATTTTTGTAATCAATTTGAAAAAACAATGATATAGAGTGCATGAACGACTTCGAGAATAATAATCCAAACCATAAAATTACTCTTGTCTCTGTAGTTGTAAAAATACTTAAGAAATCGTTTGAAATAGAGTAAAATAATGGATACAAGTATGGTAACCAAAATCAAATAAAGTGTAGCCGTATTGGATGACAACTTATCATAGATCAGACCGATACTATAGATTATGCTGATAATTGCATAAACCAGGGAGAAAACAGACGCTATTCGGATGTCTTTTTTGTGCATACTAATTCAATAGTTTTTTAATCGCTTTTGGGATATGGTCAATGATATCGCTTGCTTTCATTGAAATTTCAGTGAATTTATTGGCAGCATAGTCTCCTGCCATTCCGTGCAAATATACGGCAATTTTTGCTGCTTCAAAAGTAGCATAATTTTGTGACAAAAACCCTAAAATCATTCCGGTAAGCACATCTCCACTACCCGCAGTGGCCATACCCGGATTTCCGCTTGGGTTGAAAAACACCTTCCCATCAGTTCGTACAATGGCCGTATATTTCCCTTTAAGTACTACTGTGATTTGATTATCGATTGCAATTTCTTTTGCCTTGGATAAACGCTCAAACTGATTTTCGCTCCTTCCGGCTAATCGATCAAATTCACCAATATGAGGGGTGATAATTGTATTGTCAGGCAGCTCCTTTAGCAAAGCTGGATTTAATGCCAGCATATTGATTCCATCCGCATCAATAACCAATGGTTTTTGCACTTGTTGAATCAGTTTACTAAAGGCATGCTGGGTAACTGTATCTGTCCCAATTCCTGGTCCAATGCCAATAGCAGAAAAGCTTGTTAAATCAGGTATTTCGGAAAAGCAATTCTCATTGGAGTCGGCTATGCTCATGCTTTCAGGAACCGCTATTTGAATGAGGCTGTTTGCTGATTTTGGAACTTGAACCGTCAATAAACCAGCTCCTGAACGCAAGCAAGCAGCTGCTGCCAATATTGCAGCGCCCATCTTTCCTGTTGAACCACTTATTAATAAAGCATGTCCAAAATTACCTTTATGGTCAAAGGGGTTTCTGCTTTGTATTGCCTTTTTAATTTCTTTTTTTTCAGTTAAATAGTAGCTTACGTCAAGATTGTCAATAAATTCTTTGCTTAGCCCAATATCAACAACTTCCCAGTTCTTCACATATTGATGATTATCAGCAAGAAAAAAGCAAAGTTTAGGTGTTTGCAGACTGATTGTATAATCGGATTGAACGATTGATGAATCCGAATTAATCCCATCACAAAACAAGCCTGATGGAATGTCGAGGGCAATAATTT is from Bacteroidota bacterium and encodes:
- a CDS encoding NAD(P)H-hydrate dehydratase, producing SYIIEYSNQASEDFVCNYDRLKNTKTARIIHLDENSKFPRIENNDVVIDAMWGTGLCRPIEGFSKSIIEKINRSDAKIIALDIPSGLFCDGINSDSSIVQSDYTISLQTPKLCFFLADNHQYVKNWEVVDIGLSKEFIDNLDVSYYLTEKKEIKKAIQSRNPFDHKGNFGHALLISGSTGKMGAAILAAAACLRSGAGLLTVQVPKSANSLIQIAVPESMSIADSNENCFSEIPDLTSFSAIGIGPGIGTDTVTQHAFSKLIQQVQKPLVIDADGINMLALNPALLKELPDNTIITPHIGEFDRLAGRSENQFERLSKAKEIAIDNQITVVLKGKYTAIVRTDGKVFFNPSGNPGMATAGSGDVLTGMILGFLSQNYATFEAAKIAVYLHGMAGDYAANKFTEISMKASDIIDHIPKAIKKLLN